In Planctomycetia bacterium, one DNA window encodes the following:
- a CDS encoding MltA domain-containing protein, whose translation MPRTFILLCTMALSSIALTGCKKPDQPLPIGNIDKDYDRPLPPGAFALRKIDPSQYPRFGDAWYKAKGTTLRDAVQSSINYLKKPSSKKYYPLGPITHEKAMATLQAFLVTLDQSNSPEALDEAIRRDYDVYMSIGCDDDGAVLFTGYYSPIFNGSKEQTAEYTVPLYRLPPGFTKDVEGNPLGGPYKTRAEIETSQELMGNEIVWLGDRFEAYVFTVQGSGFIRLPDQSLFEIGYAGHNGHEYTPIGRQMVADGKIDKYKLSLDTLIRYFKEHPEDIDTYLHLNKRYVFFQESTGGPYGCLAEKVRPYHSIATDKDIFPRAGLAFVDTRIPDERDHGTKRPFRTFVLDQDRGAAIRAPGRCDIYMGVGDEAGKMAGFTYSEGRLYYLFLKDGVQPPGQMAGQPGAAESTESTESSGATMTSSGE comes from the coding sequence CGGCTGCAAAAAGCCCGACCAGCCGCTGCCGATCGGCAACATCGACAAGGATTATGACCGCCCGCTGCCGCCGGGCGCGTTCGCCTTGCGCAAGATCGACCCGTCGCAATACCCGCGGTTCGGCGATGCGTGGTACAAGGCCAAGGGCACGACCCTGCGCGACGCGGTGCAGAGCAGCATCAACTACCTCAAGAAGCCGTCGAGCAAGAAGTACTACCCGCTCGGACCGATCACGCATGAGAAAGCCATGGCGACGCTTCAGGCCTTCCTCGTGACGCTGGACCAATCCAACAGCCCCGAGGCGCTCGATGAAGCCATTCGTCGCGATTACGACGTGTACATGTCCATCGGCTGCGACGATGATGGCGCCGTGTTGTTCACCGGCTACTACTCGCCGATCTTCAACGGCAGCAAGGAGCAGACGGCGGAATACACCGTGCCGCTTTATCGTCTGCCGCCCGGCTTCACGAAGGACGTCGAGGGCAACCCACTCGGCGGGCCGTACAAAACCCGCGCTGAAATCGAAACCAGCCAGGAACTCATGGGCAATGAAATCGTCTGGCTCGGCGATCGTTTCGAGGCGTATGTCTTCACCGTGCAGGGGTCGGGTTTCATCCGCCTGCCCGATCAGTCGCTCTTTGAAATCGGCTACGCCGGCCACAACGGGCATGAGTACACACCCATCGGCCGCCAGATGGTCGCCGATGGAAAAATCGACAAATACAAACTTTCGCTCGATACCCTCATTCGTTACTTCAAGGAACACCCCGAAGACATCGACACCTATTTGCACCTCAACAAGCGATACGTTTTCTTTCAGGAATCCACGGGCGGGCCGTACGGCTGCCTCGCCGAGAAGGTTCGGCCCTATCACTCCATCGCCACCGACAAGGACATCTTCCCCCGCGCGGGCCTCGCGTTTGTTGACACGCGCATTCCCGACGAGCGCGACCACGGCACCAAGCGGCCGTTCCGCACGTTTGTGCTGGACCAGGACCGCGGCGCGGCGATCCGCGCTCCGGGCCGCTGCGACATCTACATGGGCGTCGGCGACGAAGCCGGCAAGATGGCGGGATTCACCTACAGCGAGGGGCGGTTGTATTACCTGTTCCTGAAAGACGGCGTGCAGCCGCCGGGGCAGATGGCGGGGCAACCGGGCGCGGCGGAATCGACGGAATCGACGGAATCGTCCGGGGCGACGATGACGTCATCGGGCGAATGA